One stretch of Pandoraea oxalativorans DNA includes these proteins:
- a CDS encoding delta(1)-pyrroline-2-carboxylate reductase family protein: MITLDAHQTAQLLPYPQLADGIEAMLMEMRSGTARAPERLHFPLTEPERGRRTGVLLVMPAVNREVAMTKHITVHPENCRAGKPSIIGEVMVFDPHTGERQMLLDGPTVTGRRTAAVTLFAARKFAPRPKGPVLIVGAGVQAKAHLEAFAAGMGTRHFMIFSRSPERAHALADHAATLGVEATVVDAIEPVLNTVSIVITATTSNEPVLPDSDVTRWRDDIFVAGVGAFRPDMRELPPQLCRDAAVRGTLVVDTWEVKHEAGDLLHAAIDWGRAAPLMDAIITPDRFRSSGPVLFKSVGYALWDLAAVLCARANLAKDGVPAA, from the coding sequence ATGATCACGCTGGATGCGCATCAAACCGCGCAGTTGTTGCCTTATCCTCAATTGGCCGATGGCATCGAGGCCATGCTCATGGAGATGCGCTCGGGCACCGCCCGCGCCCCGGAGCGTCTGCACTTTCCCCTGACCGAACCCGAACGCGGCCGCCGCACCGGCGTGCTGCTCGTGATGCCAGCCGTCAATCGGGAGGTCGCGATGACCAAGCACATCACCGTGCATCCCGAGAATTGCCGTGCGGGCAAACCGTCGATTATCGGCGAGGTGATGGTGTTCGACCCGCACACGGGCGAGCGTCAGATGCTGCTCGACGGACCGACCGTCACCGGGCGGCGGACCGCTGCCGTCACGCTCTTTGCCGCGAGAAAGTTTGCACCGCGTCCGAAGGGGCCGGTGCTGATCGTCGGTGCGGGTGTGCAGGCGAAGGCGCATCTGGAGGCCTTCGCGGCGGGCATGGGCACGCGTCATTTCATGATCTTCTCGCGCAGTCCGGAGCGCGCCCACGCGCTGGCCGATCACGCCGCAACACTGGGTGTGGAAGCGACCGTGGTGGATGCGATCGAGCCTGTACTCAATACCGTGAGCATCGTGATCACGGCGACGACCAGCAACGAACCGGTGTTGCCCGACAGCGACGTGACGCGCTGGCGCGACGACATTTTCGTGGCGGGCGTGGGCGCATTCCGCCCGGACATGCGCGAGTTGCCGCCGCAGCTATGCCGCGACGCCGCCGTGCGCGGCACGCTGGTGGTCGATACGTGGGAAGTGAAGCACGAGGCGGGCGATCTGCTGCACGCCGCCATCGACTGGGGACGCGCCGCGCCCCTGATGGACGCCATCATCACGCCCGACCGTTTCCGATCAAGCGGGCCGGTACTCTTCAAGAGCGTGGGTTACGCGCTGTGGGATCTCGCTGCGGTGCTGTGCGCACGCGCGAATCTTGCGAAGGATGGTGTGCCCGCCGCTTAA
- the pbpC gene encoding penicillin-binding protein 1C, which produces MKPMCAVPDGRRGGRHGVRRGGVGRRVVLSLALALGLLQAPVVAHAVPSFDEVRQDWRASDWILLDRRGEPLQRLRADMQAQRGDWVTLADVSPAFREALIVSEDKRFYEHSGVDWRGVAAAAWGNLWHSRTRGASTLTMQLAGLLDDDLRPNARNRSVTQKIGQAATALWLEQRWRKDQILEAYLNLVPFRGELVGISAVSQTLFGKLPIGLDAREAAIAVALLRAPNAPAARVSQRACGILKDMGQGADCSGLDGYTQLVFSRPASVMTTRDAVSLAPHFARRVFSESRPPAGTRITSTLDANLQRMAVNTLGQTLRELSTPGRARNVQDGAIVVIDNASGDILAWVGSSGPLSSAAQVDGVTSLRQAGSTLKPFLYAQAIAEQRLTAASLLDDSPIDLPTGGGLYIPQNYDRHFKGWVSARTALGSSLNVPAVRTLVMVTPRRFAQTLVSLGLPLTQSGDYYGFSLALGSADVTLLSLTNAYRALANGGTASDIRERMPERVASTSRVRTDDKPAGKKVRDDNRTHTAQGTAVFSPQVSFIASDMIADRQARTRTFGLDSPLSTRYWTAVKTGTSKDMRDNWAVGYSRRYTVGVWVGNADGAPMWDVSGVSGAAPIWHRVMDYLHRRTASLPPVPPPGLEHVAVQYAEHVEPAREEWFLPGTSQSTMALSALATKAPSGPLWRIAGPTDGTIVALDPDIPPANQRLWFQVPAAWPKGAAWRLDGKPLSGTSRVGWLPWPGRHTLELVDASGTVRDSVRFEVRGATVNDGKRMRNASR; this is translated from the coding sequence ATGAAACCAATGTGCGCAGTGCCTGATGGCCGTCGTGGCGGCCGTCATGGTGTCCGTCGTGGAGGCGTTGGGCGTCGCGTCGTGCTGAGTCTCGCATTGGCGCTCGGGTTGCTTCAGGCGCCGGTCGTCGCACACGCGGTGCCTTCGTTCGACGAGGTGCGTCAGGATTGGCGTGCGTCCGACTGGATTCTGCTGGATCGTCGCGGCGAGCCGTTGCAGCGCCTGCGCGCCGACATGCAGGCGCAACGCGGCGACTGGGTGACGCTGGCTGATGTGTCGCCTGCATTCCGTGAGGCGCTGATCGTCTCGGAAGACAAGCGCTTCTACGAGCACAGCGGGGTCGACTGGCGGGGCGTTGCCGCCGCCGCGTGGGGCAATCTCTGGCATTCGCGTACGCGTGGCGCATCCACACTCACGATGCAGCTGGCGGGCTTGCTCGACGACGATCTGCGCCCCAATGCGCGCAATCGCTCGGTGACGCAGAAGATCGGGCAGGCAGCGACGGCGCTCTGGCTGGAGCAGCGCTGGCGCAAGGATCAGATTCTCGAAGCGTATCTGAATCTCGTGCCCTTTCGCGGCGAACTCGTTGGCATCTCGGCCGTCTCGCAAACGCTGTTCGGCAAGCTTCCGATCGGCCTCGACGCGCGTGAGGCGGCGATCGCCGTCGCGTTGCTGCGTGCCCCCAATGCGCCTGCCGCGCGCGTCTCCCAGCGCGCCTGCGGCATTCTGAAGGACATGGGACAAGGGGCCGATTGCAGCGGGTTGGACGGTTATACGCAGCTAGTGTTTTCGCGTCCCGCGAGCGTGATGACGACGCGCGACGCCGTGAGTCTTGCACCGCATTTCGCGCGTCGCGTGTTCAGCGAAAGCCGTCCGCCAGCGGGCACGCGCATCACCAGCACGCTGGACGCGAATCTGCAGCGCATGGCGGTGAATACGCTAGGGCAGACGCTGCGTGAGTTGAGCACGCCGGGACGTGCGCGCAACGTGCAGGACGGCGCGATTGTCGTGATCGACAACGCGAGCGGCGACATCCTTGCCTGGGTCGGATCGTCAGGCCCGCTGTCGTCGGCGGCGCAGGTGGATGGCGTGACGTCGCTGCGTCAGGCAGGCTCCACGCTCAAGCCGTTTCTCTACGCGCAGGCGATTGCCGAGCAGCGCCTGACGGCGGCGTCGCTGCTCGACGATTCGCCCATCGATCTGCCCACGGGCGGCGGTCTGTACATTCCGCAGAACTACGATCGTCACTTCAAGGGATGGGTCAGTGCGCGCACCGCGCTCGGCTCGTCGCTCAACGTGCCCGCCGTTCGCACGCTCGTGATGGTCACACCGCGCCGGTTTGCGCAGACGCTCGTCTCGCTGGGTTTGCCGCTCACGCAAAGTGGTGATTACTACGGCTTCAGCCTGGCGCTCGGCAGCGCCGACGTGACGTTGCTCTCGCTCACGAACGCGTATCGCGCGCTGGCGAACGGCGGTACGGCGAGTGACATTCGCGAGCGCATGCCGGAGCGTGTCGCATCGACGTCGCGAGTACGAACGGACGATAAACCGGCGGGCAAGAAGGTTCGTGACGACAACCGCACGCATACGGCGCAAGGCACCGCGGTCTTCTCGCCGCAAGTGAGCTTCATTGCGTCCGACATGATCGCGGATCGACAGGCGAGAACGCGCACGTTCGGTCTCGACAGTCCGCTCTCGACACGCTACTGGACCGCCGTGAAGACGGGCACCAGCAAGGACATGCGCGACAACTGGGCGGTCGGGTATTCGCGTCGCTATACCGTGGGTGTCTGGGTCGGCAATGCGGACGGCGCGCCGATGTGGGACGTCTCCGGTGTCTCCGGCGCCGCCCCGATCTGGCATCGCGTGATGGACTATCTGCATCGTCGAACCGCAAGCCTGCCGCCTGTGCCGCCACCCGGCTTGGAGCATGTCGCAGTGCAGTATGCGGAGCACGTCGAACCCGCACGCGAGGAGTGGTTTTTGCCCGGCACGTCGCAAAGCACGATGGCCTTGTCGGCACTCGCCACGAAGGCCCCGAGCGGCCCGCTCTGGCGCATTGCCGGACCGACGGACGGCACCATCGTCGCACTCGACCCCGATATCCCGCCCGCCAACCAGCGACTGTGGTTTCAGGTGCCTGCTGCGTGGCCTAAAGGCGCGGCGTGGCGACTCGACGGAAAGCCGCTTTCGGGCACCTCGCGCGTGGGGTGGCTGCCGTGGCCGGGGCGTCACACGCTTGAGCTGGTCGATGCAAGCGGAACGGTGCGCGACAGCGTTCGCTTCGAGGTACGCGGTGCGACCGTCAACGACGGCAAACGCATGCGCAATGCGAGCCGCTGA
- a CDS encoding lysoplasmalogenase, with the protein MTSNSFAPASALPREARRFWWLAVVAGVAYAVSLRGAPYADQAIAKVFLCALLLFAALYHRAPGERVWLCAALIFSGAGDVLLALPTLAQGFVFGLGAFLVAHLAYFMLFWRVRRPWAQVPRWHRVAIVLVWLAEALLYALYWPGMGALKAPVACYVVVLAMMASAALLADVRGEWAPVGALLFTVSDALIGTTRFVGSVPVQEYAIWILYALAQLLLVAGIMAIRTPGQAPSPSNEKG; encoded by the coding sequence ATGACGTCGAACAGCTTTGCGCCTGCGTCGGCGCTGCCGCGCGAGGCCCGCCGCTTCTGGTGGCTCGCGGTTGTGGCTGGGGTCGCTTATGCCGTCTCGTTGCGGGGCGCGCCGTATGCGGATCAGGCCATCGCCAAGGTGTTCCTGTGTGCGCTGCTGTTGTTTGCCGCGCTGTATCACCGGGCGCCGGGCGAGCGGGTCTGGCTCTGTGCGGCGCTCATCTTCTCCGGGGCGGGCGACGTGCTGCTCGCGCTCCCGACGCTCGCTCAGGGCTTCGTGTTCGGACTGGGGGCGTTTCTGGTGGCCCACCTCGCGTACTTCATGCTGTTCTGGCGCGTGCGTCGTCCGTGGGCACAGGTGCCGCGCTGGCATCGCGTCGCCATCGTTCTGGTGTGGCTTGCGGAGGCGCTTCTGTACGCCCTCTACTGGCCGGGCATGGGGGCGTTAAAGGCGCCGGTCGCGTGCTACGTCGTCGTGCTCGCCATGATGGCCTCGGCGGCGCTGCTGGCCGACGTCCGGGGCGAATGGGCGCCGGTCGGTGCGCTGCTCTTCACCGTATCGGATGCGCTTATCGGTACCACCCGCTTTGTCGGCTCGGTGCCCGTGCAGGAGTACGCGATCTGGATTCTGTATGCGCTCGCGCAGTTGCTGCTCGTGGCGGGCATCATGGCGATCCGCACGCCCGGGCAGGCGCCGTCGCCGTCGAATGAGAAAGGATGA